In Massilia antarctica, the following are encoded in one genomic region:
- a CDS encoding LysR family transcriptional regulator codes for MLMLSKHLPSTRTLQCYLAVAQELNFRRAAELLNMSQPPLSRQIKGLEEMLRVQLIVRDTHRVSLTTAGEAFKDEASRILLALDAAVAGVKAGLRDDDAGTVRMGLTSVINHCLMPGLNTLVTDPAFTGGRALERAWSKRLVERVRSGELDLAIVGDIVPPSDDLALETVGSEAMIVVLPASHPAAAKSEVDLAELGATPLFWFSRTDNPAFYDKCERSFRQVGYAAPRRLEPKDFTMLLAAVAAGEGVALCPQSMQATSRIGVAYRALAPALARLLSIDVQVVSRAHETRGAVLDKVGTIRAALAAKPC; via the coding sequence ATGCTCATGCTGTCGAAGCACTTACCCAGCACCAGGACCTTGCAGTGCTATCTTGCGGTTGCGCAGGAACTCAATTTCCGCCGTGCGGCCGAGCTGCTGAACATGTCGCAGCCGCCGCTGTCGCGCCAGATCAAGGGCCTGGAAGAGATGCTGCGGGTGCAGCTGATCGTGCGCGACACCCACCGGGTCAGCCTCACCACGGCCGGCGAAGCCTTCAAGGACGAGGCCAGCAGGATCCTGCTGGCGCTGGACGCCGCCGTCGCCGGCGTCAAGGCCGGCCTTCGCGATGACGATGCCGGCACGGTGCGCATGGGCCTGACCAGCGTGATCAATCATTGCCTGATGCCCGGGCTCAATACGCTCGTCACCGATCCGGCCTTTACCGGCGGACGGGCGCTGGAGCGCGCCTGGTCGAAGCGCCTGGTGGAGCGGGTCCGCAGCGGCGAGCTCGATCTGGCGATCGTCGGCGACATCGTCCCGCCCAGCGACGACCTGGCGCTCGAGACGGTCGGCAGCGAAGCGATGATCGTGGTCCTGCCAGCCTCCCATCCGGCCGCCGCCAAGAGCGAGGTGGACCTGGCCGAACTGGGCGCCACGCCCCTGTTCTGGTTTTCGCGCACCGACAATCCCGCCTTTTACGACAAGTGCGAACGCAGCTTCCGGCAGGTCGGCTACGCCGCTCCGCGCCGCCTCGAACCGAAGGATTTCACGATGCTGCTGGCCGCCGTGGCGGCGGGCGAGGGCGTGGCCCTGTGCCCGCAGTCGATGCAGGCCACCTCGCGCATCGGCGTGGCGTATCGCGCGCTGGCGCCGGCACTGGCACGCCTGCTGTCGATCGACGTGCAGGTGGTCTCGCGCGCGCACGAAACGCGCGGCGCGGTGCTCGACAAGGTCGGCACCATCCGCGCGGCCCTGGCCGCCAAGCCGTGCTGA
- a CDS encoding radical SAM protein, whose amino-acid sequence MNPAAVTPGAGPTASAIFHLHPLRRCNLACAHCYSDSAPHAAGLLSFEQAGSAIRQAAAWGYTRLAISGGEPLLYPWLADVVALAKDCGMQTALITNGLLVPHRDNLDILRQVGTVAVSIDGLGATHDALRRRPRAFAGVLHSIRLLADAGIGFHIICGVSGENLDDIDELAALACDQGAAALQLHPISAAGRALTTMPDAVLGPGDANLLYLAGTLLAAAYAGKMGVHTDLVHRNSVLARPCMLYARAADAGDAEARPADLLGVLVLEPDGKVNPVSFGFGPSYGLGNILEQPLGSMWEPWLGDGYRRLVRLGRGLLDELAAPSAPSVFNPSDVLRLASHRLGATLAWRSVAREAALAPG is encoded by the coding sequence ATGAACCCCGCCGCCGTCACGCCTGGCGCCGGCCCGACCGCCAGCGCCATCTTCCATCTGCACCCTCTGCGCAGATGCAACCTGGCGTGTGCGCACTGCTATTCCGACAGCGCGCCGCACGCCGCCGGCCTGCTCAGCTTCGAGCAGGCTGGTAGCGCGATCCGGCAGGCTGCGGCGTGGGGCTACACCCGGCTCGCCATCTCGGGCGGCGAGCCGCTGCTCTACCCGTGGCTGGCCGATGTCGTGGCGCTGGCGAAGGATTGCGGCATGCAGACGGCCCTCATCACCAACGGCTTGCTGGTGCCGCACCGGGACAACCTGGACATCCTGCGCCAGGTTGGCACGGTGGCGGTCAGCATCGACGGCCTGGGCGCCACCCACGACGCCTTGCGCCGCCGTCCGCGCGCCTTCGCCGGCGTGCTGCACAGCATCCGCCTGCTGGCCGACGCCGGCATCGGCTTTCACATCATCTGCGGCGTGAGCGGCGAGAACCTGGACGATATCGACGAACTGGCCGCGCTGGCCTGCGACCAGGGCGCGGCGGCGCTCCAGCTGCACCCGATCTCGGCGGCGGGGCGCGCACTCACCACGATGCCCGACGCGGTGCTCGGCCCCGGCGACGCCAACCTGCTGTACCTGGCCGGCACCTTGCTCGCGGCGGCCTACGCCGGGAAGATGGGCGTGCACACCGACCTGGTGCACCGCAACAGCGTCCTCGCGCGGCCCTGCATGCTCTACGCCCGCGCCGCCGATGCCGGCGACGCGGAGGCGCGGCCGGCCGACCTGCTCGGCGTGCTCGTGCTGGAACCCGATGGCAAGGTCAATCCGGTCAGCTTCGGCTTTGGTCCCTCGTACGGCTTGGGGAACATTCTCGAACAGCCGCTCGGATCGATGTGGGAACCCTGGCTCGGCGATGGCTACCGCCGGCTCGTCCGGCTGGGACGCGGCCTGCTGGACGAACTTGCCGCGCCATCCGCTCCGTCAGTGTTCAATCCCAGCGACGTGCTGCGCCTGGCCTCGCATCGGCTCGGCGCGACCCTGGCGTGGCGTAGCGTTGCGCGCGAGGCGGCGCTGGCGCCGGGCTGA